The following are encoded in a window of Chryseobacterium sp. genomic DNA:
- a CDS encoding alpha-ketoglutarate-dependent dioxygenase AlkB family protein — protein MLNLFDDNFDPEKNLLPQDGTVLYFGKVLDRAQADEYYEKLLTGIVWKNDEAVIFGKKILTKRKVAWYGDEGFEYTYSKSTKTALAWTNDLLELKKIAEQKTGETFNSCLLNLYHSGEEGMAYHSDGEKDLKKNGAIASLTLGAERKFSFKHKTTGQKVELVLEHGSLLVMKDQTQSFWLHRLPPTKKISAPRINLTFRTIEK, from the coding sequence ATGTTGAATCTGTTTGACGATAATTTTGATCCGGAAAAAAATCTGCTGCCACAGGACGGTACGGTACTTTATTTTGGCAAAGTACTGGATCGCGCGCAGGCAGATGAATATTATGAAAAATTGCTGACAGGAATTGTATGGAAAAATGATGAAGCCGTCATTTTTGGCAAAAAAATCTTAACCAAAAGGAAGGTTGCCTGGTATGGTGATGAGGGTTTTGAATATACCTATTCCAAATCCACAAAAACTGCATTGGCGTGGACCAATGATCTTCTGGAACTGAAAAAAATTGCGGAACAGAAAACCGGTGAAACATTTAATTCCTGCCTGCTGAACCTTTATCACAGTGGCGAAGAAGGCATGGCCTATCACAGCGACGGCGAGAAGGACCTTAAGAAAAACGGCGCGATTGCCTCCCTGACTTTGGGTGCCGAAAGGAAATTTTCATTCAAGCATAAAACCACCGGCCAGAAAGTGGAGTTGGTTCTGGAACATGGTAGTTTATTGGTAATGAAAGACCAGACCCAGAGTTTTTGGCTGCACCGTTTGCCTCCGACCAAAAAGATATCCGCCCCGCGAATCAATCTTACCTTCCGCACGATCGAAAAATAA
- a CDS encoding SH3 domain-containing protein: protein MSALQDKYAGVISAAQAAGISGLQVREQDGILYVSGSAGSTAAKDAVWNALGAIDTTYSASDINLDVQVTGLASGANLTVNTEESSLNIRQEPSTEAAIIGKASKGESVTLVEQSSDDWWKIRTSSGEEGYAYARYLKA, encoded by the coding sequence ATGAGCGCATTACAGGACAAATATGCCGGTGTAATCTCAGCAGCACAAGCGGCGGGAATTTCCGGTTTACAGGTACGCGAACAGGACGGTATACTTTATGTTTCGGGTTCGGCAGGCAGCACCGCTGCCAAAGATGCGGTATGGAACGCATTGGGTGCCATAGATACAACGTATTCTGCATCAGACATCAATCTTGATGTCCAGGTTACAGGCTTGGCATCCGGTGCCAACCTTACAGTAAATACAGAAGAATCCAGCCTGAACATCAGACAGGAACCATCTACCGAGGCAGCGATCATCGGGAAGGCTTCCAAAGGTGAGTCTGTGACGCTTGTGGAGCAGTCTTCAGATGACTGGTGGAAGATCAGAACGTCGTCCGGAGAGGAGGGCTATGCTTACGCGCGTTATTTGAAAGCATAA
- a CDS encoding BON domain-containing protein, with protein MKKTFAMAAMVLAISFGSVSCKKKVSDAELTTQATTVVTSNPGATVEVKDGTAHLSGTFPDEASRDAMISQLKAISGIKDVMDMTRIEAPVVETVSAVDPAVQQKVQDAVKDFPSVKVEVVNGELTLTGDVSPAQARKIKESVDALQAGKVNYNYNVK; from the coding sequence ATGAAAAAAACATTTGCGATGGCTGCCATGGTGCTGGCTATATCTTTCGGTTCAGTTTCCTGTAAGAAGAAAGTTTCCGATGCAGAACTTACGACCCAGGCAACAACAGTGGTTACCAGCAACCCCGGTGCAACCGTAGAAGTTAAGGACGGTACGGCCCATTTGAGCGGAACTTTCCCGGATGAAGCTTCCCGCGACGCGATGATCAGCCAGCTGAAAGCGATTTCCGGAATTAAGGATGTAATGGATATGACCCGTATTGAAGCGCCTGTAGTTGAAACGGTGTCCGCAGTGGATCCGGCAGTTCAGCAGAAAGTTCAGGATGCGGTAAAGGATTTCCCGTCTGTTAAAGTAGAGGTTGTGAACGGAGAACTGACCCTTACAGGTGATGTATCGCCAGCTCAGGCCAGGAAGATTAAAGAATCGGTAGATGCGCTTCAGGCAGGTAAGGTAAATTACAACTATAACGTTAAATAA
- a CDS encoding dicarboxylate/amino acid:cation symporter produces the protein MSPTLLRIFPYFTLTFAVLLHGINLLNPLPPDYLVFGHLLFVLGMVTYAIQRKNLTTWILVSIVIGVIVGRDYPGVALSLQPLSQGFIRLVKTIVGPILFATLVYGIAGHSDLKQVGRMAWKSLLYFYTATTIALFIGLAAINISQAGVGIDASKIPHHDLPTASAVKEADQRALEAIPEHNHWLFKTTAFFRDVFPENIIKSIYDNQVLQIVVFAVIFGIGLAQLPERKKRPMVDFVDSLAETMFKYTHIIMYFAPIGVGAAMAYTVGHMGIDILKYLFMLLLTLYCALIAFLLLVLLPIALYMKVPIKKFIQAIKEPVSIAFATTSSDAALPVVMQNMEKFGVPRKIVSFVVPTGYSFNLDGTTLYLSLASIFVAQAAGMHLSFGQQLLICLTLMITSKGVAAIPRASLIILIATADQFGLPVFIIAAILGIDELMDMGRTSVNVIGNCLASVVIAKWEGEFDQQAALNFEEE, from the coding sequence ATGAGTCCTACACTCCTGAGGATATTTCCTTATTTTACACTTACGTTTGCCGTACTGCTTCATGGAATTAATCTGTTAAACCCTCTTCCCCCCGACTATCTTGTTTTTGGGCACCTGCTTTTTGTGCTGGGGATGGTTACTTATGCAATACAGAGAAAAAACCTTACAACATGGATCCTGGTAAGTATTGTAATAGGTGTGATTGTGGGACGGGACTACCCCGGTGTAGCGCTTTCTCTGCAACCTCTGAGCCAGGGCTTTATCAGGCTGGTAAAAACCATTGTAGGACCTATACTCTTTGCAACCCTTGTTTATGGAATTGCAGGTCATTCCGACCTTAAGCAGGTGGGGCGAATGGCTTGGAAATCATTACTTTACTTTTATACTGCCACTACTATCGCCCTATTCATCGGTCTTGCAGCCATTAATATATCGCAGGCCGGTGTGGGAATTGACGCTTCTAAAATTCCTCACCATGATCTTCCCACTGCTTCAGCGGTTAAGGAAGCAGATCAGCGTGCTCTGGAAGCCATTCCGGAGCATAACCACTGGCTTTTCAAGACAACCGCTTTCTTTCGTGATGTATTTCCTGAGAACATCATCAAATCAATTTACGATAATCAGGTTCTTCAGATTGTTGTATTTGCGGTGATCTTCGGTATCGGACTGGCTCAGTTACCGGAACGCAAAAAAAGACCGATGGTGGATTTCGTGGACAGTCTGGCGGAAACAATGTTCAAGTACACGCACATTATCATGTATTTTGCGCCGATTGGTGTGGGTGCCGCCATGGCATACACCGTAGGACATATGGGTATTGACATCCTGAAGTATCTCTTTATGCTCCTGCTTACGCTCTACTGCGCACTGATTGCCTTCCTGCTGCTGGTACTCCTGCCTATTGCGCTCTATATGAAGGTGCCAATCAAAAAGTTTATACAGGCTATAAAGGAGCCGGTTTCCATTGCTTTCGCAACTACAAGTTCCGATGCGGCGCTGCCTGTGGTAATGCAGAATATGGAGAAATTTGGTGTTCCCCGGAAAATCGTATCCTTTGTCGTTCCCACCGGTTATTCCTTCAACCTGGACGGAACCACGCTTTACCTGTCATTAGCGTCCATATTTGTAGCGCAGGCTGCCGGGATGCATCTTTCCTTCGGTCAGCAGCTGCTCATTTGCCTTACGCTTATGATCACCAGTAAAGGTGTGGCTGCGATTCCAAGGGCTTCCTTAATTATCCTGATCGCCACTGCCGACCAATTCGGTTTGCCGGTATTCATCATAGCAGCTATACTCGGGATTGATGAACTGATGGATATGGGCCGTACCTCTGTTAATGTGATCGGAAACTGTCTTGCGTCTGTAGTCATTGCCAAATGGGAAGGTGAGTTTGACCAGCAGGCAGCACTGAACTTTGAGGAGGAGTGA
- a CDS encoding Mrp/NBP35 family ATP-binding protein, which produces MLKKANVQEFLKEIEVEDLVNNLQVMGNEVYIDMTAHSPAMHEKKKLEVAMKQAFASQFGEDVVLKLKIVSPDPTEVQQNQIKGKQIPGIQNIIAIASGKGGVGKSTVAANLAVTLANMGFKVGLLDADIYGPSVPTMLDTEGAKPLSVEVDGKNLMQPVENYGVKMLSIGYFSGANQAVVWRGPMASKALNQMIRDAHWGELDFLLIDLPPGTGDIHLSIIQEVPVTGAVIVSTPQHVALADVRKGIAMFQMESINIPVLGLIENMAYFTPEELPENRYYIFGKQGAQYLAEDIGIPVLGEIPLIQSIREAGDVGRPAALQENSKIADIYVETAKSMIESLVERNKSLPPTEAVKITTMAGCSPKAK; this is translated from the coding sequence ATGTTGAAGAAAGCAAACGTTCAGGAATTCCTGAAAGAGATTGAAGTAGAAGACCTCGTGAATAACCTTCAGGTTATGGGCAATGAAGTGTATATAGATATGACCGCACACTCGCCGGCAATGCACGAAAAGAAAAAACTGGAAGTGGCTATGAAGCAGGCTTTTGCCTCTCAGTTTGGAGAGGATGTCGTGCTGAAGTTAAAGATTGTTTCACCTGACCCTACGGAAGTTCAGCAGAATCAGATCAAAGGAAAGCAGATTCCCGGAATTCAGAATATTATCGCCATTGCTTCCGGTAAAGGAGGCGTGGGTAAATCAACAGTTGCCGCTAACCTGGCAGTTACATTGGCAAACATGGGCTTCAAAGTTGGTCTTTTAGATGCGGATATTTATGGTCCATCGGTTCCAACAATGCTTGATACTGAAGGTGCAAAACCACTTTCAGTGGAGGTAGACGGTAAAAACCTGATGCAGCCTGTGGAAAATTACGGCGTAAAGATGCTGTCCATCGGATATTTTTCCGGAGCCAACCAGGCAGTGGTTTGGCGTGGGCCAATGGCTTCAAAAGCACTTAACCAAATGATCCGTGATGCCCATTGGGGCGAACTGGATTTTCTGCTGATTGACCTTCCACCGGGAACCGGAGATATCCATCTTTCCATCATCCAGGAAGTACCTGTAACAGGAGCAGTGATTGTAAGTACACCGCAGCATGTGGCTCTGGCCGACGTGCGTAAGGGTATCGCCATGTTCCAGATGGAAAGTATTAATATTCCTGTTCTCGGTTTGATAGAGAATATGGCCTATTTTACACCCGAGGAGCTTCCTGAGAACAGGTATTACATCTTCGGGAAACAGGGTGCCCAATACCTTGCAGAAGATATCGGTATTCCTGTTCTGGGAGAAATACCTCTGATTCAGAGTATACGTGAAGCGGGTGATGTGGGCCGTCCGGCCGCATTGCAGGAAAATTCTAAGATTGCAGATATCTACGTTGAAACCGCTAAAAGTATGATTGAAAGTCTGGTGGAAAGAAATAAAAGCCTTCCGCCTACAGAGGCCGTAAAGATCACAACAATGGCCGGTTGTTCACCAAAAGCAAAATAA
- a CDS encoding NifU family protein, whose protein sequence is MESNIVHEATVTKVLEALESIRPFLNKDGGDIELIDVEGSKVIVKLQGNCNGCPMSFSTMKLGVENTIKQYAPEITEVVSVN, encoded by the coding sequence ATGGAAAGTAATATCGTACACGAAGCCACTGTAACCAAGGTACTTGAAGCACTGGAGAGCATACGTCCCTTCCTGAACAAGGATGGGGGAGACATAGAGCTGATTGATGTGGAAGGCAGCAAGGTGATCGTTAAACTTCAGGGAAACTGTAACGGCTGTCCTATGAGCTTTTCGACAATGAAGTTGGGTGTCGAAAATACAATTAAACAGTATGCACCCGAAATTACTGAGGTTGTAAGTGTAAATTAA
- the dacB gene encoding D-alanyl-D-alanine carboxypeptidase/D-alanyl-D-alanine-endopeptidase, translating into MISIQKKHLLAAAVLGGQVFYAQEIPQKLDAATKNLMELPAAYSANLSFYVADENGKFIYEYQGNKGLSTASTQKIFTAAAALETLGKNYTFKTTASYSGTVSSGKLDGNLFVSSNGDPTLGSWRYDGHKPEDFRRQLIEALKKQGISSIAGDLIIDDTYFDFQTVPGGWPWDDMGNYYGAGVWSVNWRENQFDVNLRNGAIKDFNIPLHNVKWVNEVKVAGSSDQSLIFTAPHSEVALINGTLPAKAMTVSGALPNPPMQLGMEIKSWLSESGISFTGNVITNSSQLINGLKTQKAPESKVFFTWHSPTLDKIVYWFLKKSVNLYGETLVKTMAKEKRGVGSFDEGVDFMKDFWKNKGINGAMINFADGSGLSPQNYVSARAEVQALLWSRKQPWFSSYFDGFPEQNGMKMKSGTIKNIKSFAGYHTSTSGNKYVYSIIINNYQGGNVSDALYKVLNVLK; encoded by the coding sequence ATGATTAGTATTCAAAAGAAGCACCTGCTTGCTGCCGCTGTGCTGGGAGGCCAGGTTTTTTATGCGCAGGAAATACCGCAGAAACTGGATGCAGCTACAAAAAATCTGATGGAATTGCCGGCAGCCTATTCAGCGAACCTGTCTTTTTATGTGGCTGATGAAAACGGCAAGTTCATTTATGAATATCAGGGAAATAAAGGACTGTCCACCGCTTCAACCCAGAAAATCTTTACGGCTGCAGCTGCGCTGGAAACTTTAGGTAAAAACTACACCTTTAAAACTACAGCCTCCTATTCGGGAACTGTTAGTTCCGGTAAACTTGACGGCAATCTGTTTGTAAGCTCCAACGGAGATCCAACCCTGGGTAGCTGGCGCTACGACGGTCATAAACCGGAAGATTTCCGCCGCCAGCTTATTGAGGCGCTGAAAAAACAGGGAATTAGCAGCATTGCCGGCGATTTAATCATTGATGATACTTATTTTGATTTTCAAACCGTTCCCGGTGGCTGGCCCTGGGATGATATGGGAAACTATTACGGTGCAGGCGTCTGGAGTGTAAACTGGCGCGAAAACCAGTTTGATGTAAATTTACGGAATGGCGCAATAAAAGATTTTAATATTCCCCTCCACAATGTGAAGTGGGTCAATGAGGTAAAAGTGGCCGGATCTTCAGACCAAAGTCTTATTTTCACCGCACCGCACTCCGAGGTAGCCCTGATAAACGGTACCTTACCGGCTAAAGCGATGACGGTTTCGGGAGCACTTCCCAATCCACCCATGCAGTTGGGTATGGAAATAAAATCCTGGCTCAGTGAAAGCGGAATCTCCTTCACCGGTAATGTTATAACGAACAGCAGTCAACTGATTAATGGGCTCAAAACCCAAAAGGCCCCGGAATCAAAAGTCTTTTTTACATGGCATTCGCCAACGCTTGACAAGATCGTTTACTGGTTCCTGAAAAAAAGTGTAAACCTGTACGGCGAAACCCTGGTGAAGACCATGGCAAAAGAGAAAAGAGGTGTGGGAAGCTTTGATGAGGGAGTTGATTTCATGAAGGATTTTTGGAAGAACAAAGGTATCAATGGGGCGATGATTAATTTCGCCGACGGCAGTGGCCTGTCTCCCCAGAATTACGTTTCTGCCCGGGCCGAGGTTCAGGCTTTGCTCTGGTCCCGAAAACAACCCTGGTTCAGCAGCTATTTTGATGGCTTTCCGGAGCAGAACGGTATGAAGATGAAGAGTGGCACCATCAAAAACATTAAATCCTTTGCAGGCTATCACACATCAACCAGCGGCAATAAATACGTATATTCCATTATTATCAACAATTATCAGGGTGGAAATGTAAGTGATGCCCTTTACAAAGTTTTAAACGTTTTAAAATAG
- a CDS encoding sensor histidine kinase, translated as MKRPFLSRLNQWFVFGLLTIVTSAIVISSVMLIDYLRKEEIKRIDLFASAIKFQQNVIAPDPEVQDLLLKITSSNSTIPVIILDRENKPMFHGNIPADIENDAAAIAELAKNMGKTYPPIELKFPDGNNQFVYYDNSRLLNDLRWSPYLLGLFIFAYLLFSFWFLRTIKKTDEGFLWAGLAKETAHQIGTPLSSMIGWVEIMRMDNPNSQEAAEIEKDVNRLMTISERFSKIGSVPELNDMNLSETIQQNYDYLKKRISGRIDFTLNLPARQIIIPHNRILLSWVIENLVKNAVDAMKGQGKLEILAYERGRNIIVDFRDTGCGLTARQAANVFKPGYSTKKRGWGLGLSLAKRVVKEYHRGDIRIPQTDLGKGTTFRVILRK; from the coding sequence TTGAAAAGACCTTTTCTTTCCAGGCTCAACCAGTGGTTTGTCTTTGGGTTACTCACCATAGTGACCTCGGCAATCGTGATCTCGTCCGTAATGCTGATTGATTACTTGCGTAAGGAAGAGATTAAGAGGATTGATTTATTTGCAAGCGCGATAAAATTTCAGCAAAATGTGATCGCCCCGGATCCTGAAGTTCAGGATTTACTTCTGAAGATTACAAGTTCCAACAGCACCATTCCCGTAATTATACTTGACCGTGAGAACAAACCTATGTTCCACGGAAACATTCCAGCCGATATAGAAAATGATGCCGCTGCTATAGCCGAATTAGCAAAAAACATGGGTAAAACCTATCCCCCCATCGAACTCAAGTTTCCGGACGGAAATAACCAGTTTGTTTATTATGACAATTCGCGTTTGCTCAACGATTTGCGGTGGTCACCTTATTTACTTGGTCTTTTCATATTTGCTTATCTGCTTTTCTCCTTCTGGTTTCTGCGTACGATTAAGAAAACAGATGAAGGATTCCTGTGGGCAGGCCTCGCCAAGGAAACCGCACATCAGATCGGTACTCCGCTCTCGTCAATGATTGGCTGGGTCGAAATTATGCGGATGGATAATCCCAATTCCCAGGAAGCCGCTGAGATTGAAAAAGACGTGAACCGCTTAATGACTATTTCAGAGCGCTTTTCAAAAATTGGCTCGGTTCCGGAGCTGAACGATATGAACCTTTCCGAGACCATCCAGCAGAACTATGATTATTTGAAAAAACGCATTTCCGGCAGGATTGATTTTACACTTAACCTCCCTGCGCGTCAGATTATCATTCCCCATAACCGCATTCTGCTGAGCTGGGTCATTGAAAATCTGGTTAAAAACGCTGTTGACGCGATGAAGGGACAGGGAAAGCTTGAGATTCTTGCCTATGAGCGCGGCCGCAACATCATCGTGGACTTCCGCGATACCGGTTGCGGACTCACCGCACGACAGGCTGCCAATGTTTTCAAGCCGGGATATTCAACCAAGAAGAGAGGTTGGGGGCTGGGACTTAGTCTGGCCAAGCGCGTGGTAAAGGAATACCATCGCGGGGACATCCGGATTCCGCAAACTGACCTCGGTAAGGGAACCACCTTTCGGGTAATTCTCCGTAAATAG
- a CDS encoding M1 family metallopeptidase has product MKTPIFLFMLCSLGLGAQKYTKSDSLKGSDNVYRNFWDVKKYELTVEADFDSRMVSGSNIIHFDVTKKVKDPIFQIDIQQPMKAEVLQSNFKIIKTERQGDFLWIHAGGTFEPTKNYRIEISYSGSPTIAQNAPWDGGWVFSRDDAGMPFMSVAQEGIGTSVWLPVKDHWADEPDNGVRMKIITPKQLVGVGNGRLIKTETAGDKKHFTWEVKNPINAYSIVPNIGNYVNFKDTYSGEKGPLDLDYWVLQQNLAKAKKQFTQVKPMMQALEYWFGPYPFYEDSFKLVESPYLGMEHQSNVAYGNGYTNGYLGRDLSGTGVGLKWDFIIIHESGHEWFANSITAKYKADMWIHEAFTSYSETLFTENFLNRKEADKYVLGTRQNIQNDLPVIGDYGVRNTGSSDMYFKGANMLHTIRTLINDDVKFRSILRGLNKNFYHQTVTTGQIESYITEKSGLDLSTVFDQYLRTTKIPALVYRQKGKMLEFRYENAVKDLQLPLRINGNQLILPTERWQQVELNSSVPVTFDRNYYVEYRKTD; this is encoded by the coding sequence ATGAAAACCCCGATTTTTCTGTTCATGCTGTGTTCCCTAGGTTTGGGAGCGCAGAAATATACCAAATCAGATTCGCTGAAGGGATCTGATAACGTCTACAGAAATTTCTGGGATGTTAAAAAGTATGAACTTACCGTAGAGGCCGATTTTGACAGCAGGATGGTCAGCGGAAGTAATATTATACATTTTGATGTAACTAAAAAGGTAAAAGACCCCATATTTCAGATTGATATTCAGCAGCCGATGAAAGCAGAGGTTCTTCAATCCAATTTCAAGATCATCAAGACGGAGCGCCAGGGAGACTTCCTGTGGATTCACGCGGGCGGAACTTTTGAACCTACCAAAAACTACCGGATTGAAATTTCCTATTCAGGAAGTCCTACCATAGCACAGAATGCGCCCTGGGACGGGGGCTGGGTATTCAGCCGGGATGATGCCGGTATGCCGTTTATGAGTGTGGCTCAGGAAGGAATTGGCACGTCGGTGTGGCTGCCTGTTAAAGACCACTGGGCTGATGAGCCTGACAACGGGGTACGGATGAAAATCATCACCCCAAAACAACTGGTGGGTGTAGGAAACGGGCGGCTGATCAAGACGGAAACCGCAGGTGATAAGAAACACTTCACATGGGAGGTGAAAAATCCTATCAATGCGTATTCCATAGTTCCTAATATTGGGAATTATGTGAATTTCAAAGATACCTACAGTGGTGAAAAAGGTCCGTTGGACCTGGATTACTGGGTTCTGCAACAGAATCTGGCGAAAGCGAAAAAGCAGTTCACACAGGTAAAACCCATGATGCAAGCTCTGGAGTACTGGTTTGGACCCTACCCTTTTTACGAAGACAGTTTTAAACTGGTGGAAAGTCCGTATCTGGGCATGGAACACCAGAGTAATGTGGCCTATGGAAATGGCTACACTAACGGTTATTTGGGCAGGGACTTATCAGGAACGGGAGTCGGTTTGAAATGGGATTTCATCATCATCCACGAAAGTGGACATGAATGGTTTGCCAATAGTATTACAGCCAAATATAAAGCGGACATGTGGATTCATGAAGCGTTCACCTCCTATTCTGAAACGCTTTTTACTGAAAATTTCCTGAACCGAAAGGAGGCAGATAAGTACGTGCTGGGAACAAGACAGAACATTCAAAATGACCTGCCTGTAATTGGTGATTACGGCGTAAGGAATACGGGCAGCAGCGATATGTATTTTAAGGGTGCCAATATGCTGCACACCATCCGGACACTGATTAATGATGATGTAAAGTTCCGCAGTATCCTGCGTGGACTAAATAAAAATTTTTACCATCAAACGGTAACCACAGGGCAGATTGAGAGTTATATCACTGAAAAATCCGGCCTGGACCTCAGTACGGTTTTCGACCAATACCTGCGCACCACTAAAATACCGGCTTTAGTTTACCGACAGAAAGGAAAGATGCTGGAATTCCGTTATGAAAATGCGGTGAAAGACCTGCAATTACCGTTAAGGATCAACGGGAATCAGCTGATCTTACCTACCGAAAGATGGCAGCAGGTTGAACTGAACTCTTCAGTTCCCGTTACCTTCGACAGAAATTATTATGTGGAGTACCGAAAAACAGACTGA
- a CDS encoding RNA polymerase sigma factor codes for MKDGQLITLIRSAQQKDQKAQTHLINLFWVDVFSFVMKKVRNEIDADEITVNVFSKVLNKLDLYDPNFQFKTWVLTIAQNTVIDFWRRKNRENEDAVNSFDEIRDQFARSPEELLISEEEQKQILAVIASLDLNYQEIIRLRFFEEKSIKEIAEELNLTISNTKVRIMRAKKVLSALLKTNEYED; via the coding sequence ATGAAAGACGGACAACTAATCACACTCATCCGCAGCGCACAGCAAAAGGACCAGAAAGCACAGACTCACCTCATCAACCTTTTTTGGGTAGATGTTTTTTCTTTTGTGATGAAGAAAGTCAGAAATGAGATTGATGCCGATGAGATTACCGTAAATGTTTTCTCCAAGGTCCTGAATAAGCTCGATCTCTATGATCCTAATTTCCAGTTCAAGACCTGGGTTCTCACCATTGCTCAGAATACAGTGATTGATTTTTGGCGAAGAAAAAACCGTGAAAATGAAGATGCTGTAAACAGTTTCGACGAAATCCGCGACCAGTTTGCACGGTCACCCGAAGAACTTCTGATTTCCGAAGAGGAGCAGAAGCAGATTCTGGCTGTTATTGCCTCTCTGGACCTTAATTATCAGGAAATAATCCGTCTGAGGTTTTTCGAGGAAAAAAGCATTAAGGAAATCGCCGAAGAGCTGAACCTCACCATTTCAAATACAAAAGTGAGGATCATGAGGGCCAAGAAAGTACTTTCGGCTCTGCTGAAAACCAATGAGTATGAGGATTGA
- the lipA gene encoding lipoyl synthase, with the protein MNDTVVDTTIQKPKWIRVKLPTGKNYRELRSLVDKYKLNTICQSGSCPNMGECWGEGTATFMILGNICTRSCGFCGVKTGRPLDVNWDEPEKVARSIKLMKIKHAVLTSVDRDDLKDMGSILWAETVNAVRRISPGTTMETLIPDFQGITKHIDRLVEVAPEVISHNMETVKRLTREVRIQAKYERSLEVLRYLKEAGQNRTKTGLMLGLGEERDEVFRTIEDIRNSNVDVITIGQYLQPTKKHLPVKKFVTPEEFAEFGDFARSLGFRHVESSPLVRSSYHAEKHIH; encoded by the coding sequence ATGAACGACACTGTTGTAGATACCACCATCCAAAAGCCTAAATGGATCCGCGTAAAGCTTCCTACAGGGAAAAATTACCGTGAACTCCGTAGCCTTGTCGATAAATATAAACTGAACACCATTTGCCAGAGCGGCAGCTGCCCTAATATGGGCGAGTGCTGGGGCGAAGGAACGGCCACATTCATGATTCTGGGCAATATCTGTACGCGCAGCTGCGGTTTTTGCGGCGTAAAGACCGGAAGACCGCTGGATGTAAACTGGGACGAACCAGAAAAAGTGGCCAGGTCCATTAAACTTATGAAGATCAAGCATGCAGTGCTTACTTCGGTAGACAGGGATGACCTTAAGGATATGGGCTCCATACTATGGGCCGAAACAGTGAATGCCGTTCGCCGGATTTCTCCGGGTACCACGATGGAAACGCTTATTCCGGATTTTCAGGGAATTACAAAGCATATTGACCGCCTGGTAGAAGTGGCGCCGGAAGTGATTTCACACAATATGGAAACTGTGAAACGGCTTACCCGCGAGGTGCGGATACAGGCAAAATACGAGAGAAGTCTGGAAGTACTTCGTTATCTGAAGGAAGCCGGGCAAAACCGGACCAAAACAGGTCTGATGCTGGGCCTGGGTGAAGAACGTGATGAGGTTTTCCGGACAATCGAAGACATCAGAAACTCCAATGTGGATGTCATTACAATCGGCCAGTACCTGCAGCCAACTAAAAAACACCTGCCGGTTAAAAAGTTCGTGACACCTGAAGAGTTTGCAGAATTTGGTGATTTTGCCAGAAGTCTGGGCTTCAGACATGTAGAGAGTTCACCTTTGGTCAGGAGTTCCTACCATGCCGAAAAGCATATTCATTAA